A window of Syntrophobacterales bacterium genomic DNA:
TAATCAATTGGTCCCAGGTTCGAATCCTGGACGGCCCACCAATGAAATCAGACATATCAACAAATTATCTGAAACGATCAAAATGTGTAAAACGTGGCCCGCTAGTCCTTAAGCAACCATTGAAGGGCGATGGCTGAGGCGCCTGCCCGTCGTGCGTTTATCCTGTGAAGCACTGCCCCCGGTTTGCGCATGAAGAACCGGCTCCGCACATATCAGGCGACCCGCAGCATCCTTCCTGTGGTGCCCCGAAAGAAGCAGCGCTTTCCTTAACGGATATATTGGGAGCCGACATGAGTTTGGTGAGTCTGGTGCCCCCACAGGCACTGCACGCGGCGTCTTGTTCCTTTCCCAGAAACAGCACTTCGGTTACCGTGCCGCATTGCTCGCATTGGTATTCATAGATGGGCATTTCTTTCTCCTATAATTTGCGATATGCTTTTCATTAATTTAATCCAAAATTATTCTAAACATATGTTCATTACATGTCAATACCTCTTTTGTTTTTACCTTATGATTGCTCGGGAGAGTCTTTTCCATTGTCTGCCGGCGTATTGGCTTAAGGCAGACTCCGACAGATCTCCAATACCTCTTTGTGTTTGGCGCTTGTTTCTCGAGGAATTATATGAAATGGTTCTGCGCTTTTCAGAGACAAACGTCACAAAGCGATACATTACGGTCTATTGTTTGTGCAATGCCCGGAGCATCCGCCGGTGTCACGGGTGCCGACATATAAGATTCATGGAGGTAACCGCCGATTGGCCGCATAAAACAGGGCAAACGAGACAAGGACGCCAATGCAGGCTACCATGTATGCAAGTGATTTTCCTTGCCATAACCCGGCAAACCAGACTCTGATTTCAGTTGCGAGCACATTTGTTTTTCCGCCATAGACCTCAAGTTCCCGTAAGTATTTTTTTGAGTCTTGAGGAGAGGTGAAGTCCTCACCTTGCTCATACATTGAAGTATTTCCGGAGTTGTTATCCGCCGCCTGATAGATCAGGACGGCGCTCAGAATGCCCGTCAGCAAGGTGAGGGCACTTGCAATATTGAGCCACAGGTATGCAGTTTTGCGGCGTGTCATGGGTATTATCGGTATTATCCACCAAATTTAGCGGGAAGTATATGGAGAAACTCCTCTCGTGTCAAACCGACCGCCATGAAAGGAGTGTCACGCTGGTTTGCGCGGTGATAATTTTCTTTCAGATAAGTATCGGTACAGGTCAGGCCTTCAACCTTTCTGCCATGTGGCACCGCGAAAAAATGCGGAAGATCCCGACGATTTTGTCTGATATTCGCCGACACAGGCCGCTGCCGGTTTACTCCACCGTGACGCTCTTTGCCAGATTCCTTGGTTGGTCGACATCCGTGCCCCTGAAATTGGCTATGTGGTAGGCGAGTAGTTGCAGGGGCACAATGGCCAGGATTGGCTCCAGCTCGTAGATCGTTTCAGGTACCACGAATGATCCCTCTGCTTTCGGCGCCATCTCGTGCATGTCGTCGTCAGTGAAGAGCAAGGCTTTCCCTCTTCGGGTGATGACCTCTTCCACATTGCTGCACGTTTTTTTGTATGTGTGGTCTCGCGGCGAGACGATCACAATCGGAAGATTCTCGTCTATAAGGGCGATGGGGCCATGTTTCATTTCACCCGCCGCGTATGCCTCAGCGTGAATATATGATATTTCTTTGAGCTTTAGTGCCCCTTCGAGCACTGTGGGGTAGTTTATACCCCGTCCGAGGTATAGAAAATCCTTATATCCCATATATTTCCTGGCAAGTTCTTCTATCTTGGAACTCTGTTCAAGGATAGACTGAATTTTTTGAGGCAGTCTTTTTATCTCTCCGATAAAATCCGTTACCTCAGTAGCGGTCATTGTGCCAAGTTTCCTCCCTATATGAAGCATGAGAAGGTAGAATACCGAAATCTGGGTGGTAAACGCTTTTGTTGATGCGACGCCGATCTCGGGGCCAGCGTGGGTGAAGATTACCCCGTCACACTCCCTTGCCAGGGTACTTCCAAGGACATTGCAGATGCAAAGGGTGTAGGCCCCGTTCCTTTTCCCCTCTTTCATGGCGGCAATGGTGTCTGCTGTTTCCCCCGACTGGGATACGAGGATCAGCAGGTGATCATTGGAGAGGATTGGATCCCGGTACCTGAATTCGGATGCTATATCAGTCTCCACCGGTATTCTGAGATTTGTCTCGAACATCTGTTTTCCGATCATACATGCATGATAAGAAGTACCGCAGGCAACCATCCATATTTTTTTGATCTTGGATAGATCGGGGAGCCTCAGTTCTTCAAAGTCTACCTCTCCCCGCTCCTCTTTGATCCGTCCGATAAGGGTGTCCGATATAGCCCGGGGCTGTTCGAAAATCTCTTTAAGCATGAAATGCTTATAGCCGCCTTTCTCCGCCATGGCGCCGCTCCAGTGGACCTCGTGAACCTGCCGCTCTACCTCCTGCCCTTTCATGTCCGTTATAACCACCTCTCCATCTCTGAAAACCGCAAGATCATTGTCCTCAAGGAATATAAACCTGTTGGTTCGGTTGAGAATGGCAGGTACATCGCTTGCGATAAAGTATTCGCCGACCCCGACCCCGACAACGAGGGGGCTCTGTTTTTTTGTAGCAATGAGAATCTTCTCTTTTTCCCTTATTATGCCAAGGGCATACGAGCCTTTCAGCTCCTTGATGGCGGACCGTACAGCCTCGACGAACTCTATTCCTCTGTCCAGATAATTCGTTATTAGATGGGGTATGACTTCCGTGTCAGTATCTGAAAGGAATTTATGGCCGCTGTTTTTCAGTCTTTCTTTTAACTCGATATAGTTTTCTACAATGCCGTTATGGACTACCACCACGTCGCCGGCCATGTGGGGATGAGCATTCCTCTCGGATGGTGTGCCGTGGGTGGCCCATCGCGTATGAGCCAGTCCGAGGGAACCCTTGAACGCATCAACGCCGCACACTTCCTTCCTTAATTCATCAACTTTGCCTTTTCTGCGCCCTATCTCTATCCTGCCATCCTGCCATATAGCAATTCCGGCGGAGTCATACCCTCGGTATTCGAGTCGTTTGAGGGCATCAATGAGTACATCGCACGCTTCGTCTTTTCCTTTGTATCCTACTATCCCACACATTGCTATCTCCTTCTCCCGTATCCCTTGATGTGTTTCTGAGGCGCCCGTGCAACAGCCAGAGCGTCTTCCGGAACGTTCTTTGTAATAGTGGAGCCTGCCCCAATGACCGTATTTCTGCCAACCGTAATGGGGGCGACGAGGGCCGTGTTGCTGCCTATGAAAGCGTTATCCTCAATCACAGTCTTATTTTTTTTCTTGCCGTCATAGTTACAAGTAATTGTGCCCGCGCCGATGTTAACGTTGCGGCCTATCTCGGAATCACCGATATATGAAAGGTGGCTTGCTTTTGCTCCTTCCTTGACCGTAGAGTTTTTGATCTCTACGAAGTTACCGATTTTAGCTCTTTTCCCGATAACGCTGGCGGGTCTTACACGGGAGAACGGGCCTAACACGGCGCCTTCCTCTATCTCGGCCCCGTCAATGTTTACGAAACTCTCTACCACCACGCTGTTTTTGAGGGTAGAATTATGTATAACGCAGTTCGGGCCGACAGTTACATCTTCACCGATAGACGTATTTCCCGTGAGATAGCAATTAGGATATATGATGGTATCCTTACCAATGGTTACCTGTGTTTCGACATAGATATTGCGGTCAAGCAATGTGACGCCTTGGTTCATGAGCCTATCCAGTATCCGGTCCTTCATGATTATACTGGCGTTCAGCAGTTCTCGACGCGTATTTATACCGAGAACCTCGGAGGCTTTCCGGTGATGGTAGGAGCGAACCTGTCTGCCATCTTTTTGCGCAACATCGCATATATCGGTAAGATAATACTCACCTTTCTTGTTCCCAGGGGTGATGGCTTTTAGATAATCGAAGGCGTTGCGGGGCATGATACAAATTCCCGTGTTTATCGCTGTGATCTTCTTTTGCTCTTCCGTGGTGTCATTCTCTTCTACGATCTTGCTGATCAGCCCGTTCTTAGTGATCACCCGGCCGTACCCTTTTGGATTTTCAACATCGGTGATCATAAAAGTGATCTCCCCGGTCTTTTTGTAAGTATCCAGAAAATTTTTAAGTGTGGAATCCTCCATAAGGGGTACGTCCCCATACAACACGAGAATGGGACCGTCCCTGAGAAAACTTTCGGTGGTGAGCAGGGCATGGGCGGTTCCTTTTTGTTCGGTTTGAATACAGAAACGTACATTACGACCTTTCAGGTAGCCTTCAACTTGCTCCTTCTGGTAACCGACCACTACTGATACTGCTTCCGGGTAAAGTGTTTCGGCGCGATCTACGACGTGGCCGATCATCGGCTTCCCCATGATCCTGTGCATGACTTTTGATTTTGACGATACCATCCGCTCGCCCTTCCCTGCAGCGAGTATTACAATATTAAGCCCCTTCATTATATAATCTCCTTTTTTCCCCAAAACCAAGGTTGTAAAAATGCTGAATTCATAAAGCTATCCCACAGCGGCACGACCATAATGATCTGGCTGGTCAGGCCAGAGGGATAATCATAGCGCTGAGAATGAAAATGCCCAATATGACGTACCTCCTTTTCATGGATACCGTGGGCCGCAAACATCCAGAATTTATAGAAAATGACCGGAGCACCGAGAAAGAGGGTCATTACGATCAATATTTTGAAATAGGCGATAAATGCCTCGGTAATCCCCGTGAAAATGAAGGCACTCTTGTCATACATTAACATTACGAATGGTCGCATGAGGATATCAAGTACCTTTCCTTTGAAATAATAGGTGAAGACGAATGTGACAGTGACGGCAACGTACCTTCTCTCCGCAGGCCCTGCAGACATCCTGGCTTCATGATCCTCTTTAACGACTTCCTCCTTAAGAAGATTTTTTTGGCTATTCAGAGCCCCTGTGTTGTGTGAGCTTGCCTAAGCGCTTTCCCGAGCAACCTGGGCGAGGTCAGGCATTTTTGATGGGCCTATACGGGCAGGACCACGACCAATATTGCGCTGATTTTCTGTAGCCCCAAACTCAAGCATAATTTAATAAATTATCACAAAAATGGACACATATAAATGGAAAACAACCGCAAGTGCCGGTCACCAATGCCTTGACATTTGTAAGAATGATTATTATAAAAATATAACTGCCTCACTAAACATCACTAAATGGTGGAGCATGGTATTTTACAGAGATGTACAAGTAAAACTGACGCTCCAGAGACTCACGATCACCAAGTGTCTGGAAACCAACATGGAACATCTGCTGACTGTGGATATCTACACTGCTGTTTCTAAAAAAAATACCGCCATGCCTCTTTTAGGCCATGCATAATGCCATCCCATCCATGATACTGAAGCATACGAGGAACATAGCAGAACTTTCGGTTGATGTCGATATGAAGAAGTTTGGCTCCAATACCAGGGAATATTATCGCCTTGATTTGTGTGGTATGAGGAGATTGTCTGATGTTCAAGCTGATTTTACATTGGCTGTGCCCGAGTCCCGGAGACACAATTTTGCTATGATAAATAACTTTATTGATTTTTATTGCATCTATCCCGAATGCGGGAAACGAAAATAATGAGGGGACATATGAATGGACCATTATTATCAGTGTATCGGTATGGCAGCGCTCGGGGCTGTAGATCGGCTGTCTGCTTAAGCGGGGGTCGGGGCGGTGTATCCATGATCAACGCATTATAACGGTAAGAATTCAATGGACGTCTTATTACTCTCACGGCTTCAATTTGCGGTTGCCACCTATTTTCATTTCCTCTTTGTTCCCCTCACTTTGGGGTTGTCTTTGCTCTTGGCTGTCATGGAGACCATGTATGTCAGAACGGGGAACCACGAATACAAAGCGATGGCCAAATTCTGGGGAAAGCTTTTCCTCATCAATTTTGTAATAGGAATCGTCACGGGAATTACCCTTGAATTTCAGTTTGGAACGAATTGGTCGCGCTATTCAAGGTACGTAGGGGATGTTTTCGGTCCTCTCCTGGCTATCGAGGCTACTGTGGCCTTCTTTCTTGAGTCGACCTTCGTTGCGGTGTGGGCCTTCGGTTGGGAGAAACTGAGCCGCCGTATGCACGCGGTAAGCATATGGCTTGTCGCAATAGCGGCAAATACCTCGGCCGTCTGGATACTCATTGCCAATTCATGGATGCAGAGTCCCGTCGGGTTTGTCATGAAGAACGGAAAACCGGTATTGGACAATCTGGTCACCGTGATCACCCAGAAGTATGCTGCCCTTACGATCATGCATACTTTGGGGTCGGCCTATATACTTACGGGATTTTTTGTAATGGGTATCAGTGCGTATCATATTCTCCGCAGAAGAGACCTTTCGTTTTTTCTCAAGTCCTTCAGATTGGCCCTTGTGTTCGCTCTCATTTTTTCTATTTTCGAGATTGTGGAAGGCCACCTTCACGGGGTAAACCTAGCAAGCAAACAGCCCGCGAAACTTGCCTCCATGGAGTCTCATTGGTCCACCGAAAGCCATGCGCCCATATATCTTTTCCTTATACCCGACCCGGACAACGAAAGGAACAAGGTGGAGATCGGTCCTGTTCCAGGCGCACTGAGCATTATGGCATATCACAGGCCGAATACAGTGGTAAAAGGGCTTAAGGACATACCAAAAAGCGAAAGACCGCCGGTTATCGCCACTTTTATTGCGTTCCGCCTCATGGTGACTCTCGGGGGCTTCTTTTTTCTTCTCACGATTATCGGGTGGTTCAGGAGACACACTCTTGAATCCAGCCCATTGTTCCTGAAGACGATAATATACGCGATGCCTCTCCCGTACATCGCGTGTGCGCTTGGATGGACGGTAACCGAAGT
This region includes:
- a CDS encoding zinc ribbon domain-containing protein, giving the protein MPIYEYQCEQCGTVTEVLFLGKEQDAACSACGGTRLTKLMSAPNISVKESAASFGAPQEGCCGSPDMCGAGSSCANRGQCFTG
- the glmU gene encoding bifunctional UDP-N-acetylglucosamine diphosphorylase/glucosamine-1-phosphate N-acetyltransferase GlmU, with the protein product MKGLNIVILAAGKGERMVSSKSKVMHRIMGKPMIGHVVDRAETLYPEAVSVVVGYQKEQVEGYLKGRNVRFCIQTEQKGTAHALLTTESFLRDGPILVLYGDVPLMEDSTLKNFLDTYKKTGEITFMITDVENPKGYGRVITKNGLISKIVEENDTTEEQKKITAINTGICIMPRNAFDYLKAITPGNKKGEYYLTDICDVAQKDGRQVRSYHHRKASEVLGINTRRELLNASIIMKDRILDRLMNQGVTLLDRNIYVETQVTIGKDTIIYPNCYLTGNTSIGEDVTVGPNCVIHNSTLKNSVVVESFVNIDGAEIEEGAVLGPFSRVRPASVIGKRAKIGNFVEIKNSTVKEGAKASHLSYIGDSEIGRNVNIGAGTITCNYDGKKKNKTVIEDNAFIGSNTALVAPITVGRNTVIGAGSTITKNVPEDALAVARAPQKHIKGYGRRR
- the glmS gene encoding glutamine--fructose-6-phosphate transaminase (isomerizing), coding for MCGIVGYKGKDEACDVLIDALKRLEYRGYDSAGIAIWQDGRIEIGRRKGKVDELRKEVCGVDAFKGSLGLAHTRWATHGTPSERNAHPHMAGDVVVVHNGIVENYIELKERLKNSGHKFLSDTDTEVIPHLITNYLDRGIEFVEAVRSAIKELKGSYALGIIREKEKILIATKKQSPLVVGVGVGEYFIASDVPAILNRTNRFIFLEDNDLAVFRDGEVVITDMKGQEVERQVHEVHWSGAMAEKGGYKHFMLKEIFEQPRAISDTLIGRIKEERGEVDFEELRLPDLSKIKKIWMVACGTSYHACMIGKQMFETNLRIPVETDIASEFRYRDPILSNDHLLILVSQSGETADTIAAMKEGKRNGAYTLCICNVLGSTLARECDGVIFTHAGPEIGVASTKAFTTQISVFYLLMLHIGRKLGTMTATEVTDFIGEIKRLPQKIQSILEQSSKIEELARKYMGYKDFLYLGRGINYPTVLEGALKLKEISYIHAEAYAAGEMKHGPIALIDENLPIVIVSPRDHTYKKTCSNVEEVITRRGKALLFTDDDMHEMAPKAEGSFVVPETIYELEPILAIVPLQLLAYHIANFRGTDVDQPRNLAKSVTVE
- a CDS encoding cytochrome ubiquinol oxidase subunit I — protein: MDVLLLSRLQFAVATYFHFLFVPLTLGLSLLLAVMETMYVRTGNHEYKAMAKFWGKLFLINFVIGIVTGITLEFQFGTNWSRYSRYVGDVFGPLLAIEATVAFFLESTFVAVWAFGWEKLSRRMHAVSIWLVAIAANTSAVWILIANSWMQSPVGFVMKNGKPVLDNLVTVITQKYAALTIMHTLGSAYILTGFFVMGISAYHILRRRDLSFFLKSFRLALVFALIFSIFEIVEGHLHGVNLASKQPAKLASMESHWSTESHAPIYLFLIPDPDNERNKVEIGPVPGALSIMAYHRPNTVVKGLKDIPKSERPPVIATFIAFRLMVTLGGFFFLLTIIGWFRRHTLESSPLFLKTIIYAMPLPYIACALGWTVTEVGRQPWIVYGLMKTADAASPISTIQVSVSLVAFTIIYTFLGITAFYLIAKYARRGPESSLNTEKGGAGNA
- a CDS encoding twin-arginine translocase subunit TatC codes for the protein MSAGPAERRYVAVTVTFVFTYYFKGKVLDILMRPFVMLMYDKSAFIFTGITEAFIAYFKILIVMTLFLGAPVIFYKFWMFAAHGIHEKEVRHIGHFHSQRYDYPSGLTSQIIMVVPLWDSFMNSAFLQPWFWGKKEII